From Glycine max cultivar Williams 82 chromosome 11, Glycine_max_v4.0, whole genome shotgun sequence, the proteins below share one genomic window:
- the LOC121173065 gene encoding secreted RxLR effector protein 161-like produces MKDSKPGDTPIAKGDKFSLKQCPNNDLERIKMQKIPYASEVGNLMYAQVCTHPDITFVVGVLGRYLSNPEMQHWKAAKCVIRYLKKTKGYMITCQKSKNLEIIEYSDSDFAGCQDSKHSTSGYIFMLARGAISWKSAKQTLIASSTMATEFIACFEASNHGIWLRNFFTSLHVVGGIERPLNIYCDNNSTVLYSNNNRSATKSNFIDIKFLVVKGRVQNRQIFIEHLRNNDMLADPLMKGLIPKVFHEHTAHMGVTPYSTLV; encoded by the coding sequence ATGAAAGATAGTAAACCAGGAGATACCCCGATAGctaaaggagacaaatttagtcttaAACAATGCCCCAATAATGACCTTGAAAGAATAAAGATGCAAAAGATTCCTTATGCATCAGAAGTAGGAAATCTAATGTACGCTCAAGTTTGCACTCATCCTGATATAACATTTGTAGTAGGAGTTCTGGGTAGATATTTGAGTAATCCTGAAATGCAGCATTGGAAAGCAGCAAAATGTGTGATACGTTacctaaagaaaacaaaaggataCATGATCACTTGTCAGAAGTCTAAGAATTTGGAGATCATTGAGTACTCAGACTCTGATTTTGCTGGATGTCAAGATAGCAAACACTCCACATCTGGATACATATTTATGCTGGCTAGAGGAGCTATCTCTTGGAAGTCTGCTAAACAGACTCTCATAGCTTCTTCTACCATGGCCACAGAGTTCATTGCTTGTTTTGAGGCATCCAACCATGGGATATGGCTAAGAAATTTTTTCACTAGTTTGCATGTGGTTGGCGGCATTGAAAGaccattaaatatttattgtgacaATAACTCAACAGTTCTTTACTCCAACAACAATAGGAGTGCaaccaaatcaaattttattgacATCAAGTTTTTGGTTGTTAAAGGAAGAGTTCAGAATAGACAGATTTTCATAGAACATTTAAGGAATAATGATATGCTAGCTGACCCACTTATGAAAGGTTTGATACCtaaagtttttcatgagcacactGCTCATATGGGAGTGACTCCTTatagtaccttagtttag
- the LOC102659671 gene encoding uncharacterized protein, whose amino-acid sequence MSSLSLRGILESGKLVKANYDDWYCNLRIVLMHEKLIGTIDKPPMEAPDLSDAKATKVFQKYLDECLTTKCVILASMSSELQRQHQDMDPYEIVEHLNKMYGGQSRMARFQSSKALFRSLLAANEKVGPHVLKMIDLIEQLEKLGCTLGKELSQDLILQSLSDSFS is encoded by the coding sequence ATGTCTTCTCTATCGCTTCGTGGTATTCTTGAATCTGGAAAACTAGTCAAAGCCAATTATGATGATTGGTACTGCAACTTGAGAATTGTTCTCATGCATGAGAAGCTTATTGGCACTATTGATAAGCCTCCCATGGAAGCACCTGATCTGAGTGATGCTAAAGCAACCAAGGTTTTTCAAAAGTACCTAGATGAGTGCCTCACTACTAAGTGCGTTATCTTGGCATCAATGAGTTCAGAACTCCAGAGGCAACATCAAGACATGGACCCATATGAGATCGTCGAACATCTTAACAAGATGTATGGTGGTCAAAGTAGAATGGCTAGATTTCAGTCATCTAAGGCCCTGTTTAGATCCTTACTTGCTGCAAATGAAAAGGTTGGACCCCATGTTCTTAAGATGATTGATCTTATAGAACAACTTGAGAAGTTGGGGTGCACTCTTGGGAAAGAGCTTTCTCAAGATTTGATTCTGCAATcactttctgattcattttcataa